From a region of the Gossypium raimondii isolate GPD5lz chromosome 10, ASM2569854v1, whole genome shotgun sequence genome:
- the LOC105777698 gene encoding probable transcription factor PosF21, with translation MEKDKSPGLLPTSGRFSGFSSSGIAPNNFNPKTETGTFGQTSENNHFSHDIRKMPDNPPKKLGHRRAHSEILTLPDDISFDSDTGIVGAADGPSYSDEAEEDLFSMYLDMDKFNSSSATSTCQVGESSEAAAPVAVPAKSGLSSGENISNGIASSMKPRVRHQHSQSMDGSTSIKPEMLMSGSEEVSPADSKKSMSAANLAELALIDPKRAKRVWANRQSAARSKERKMRYIAELERKVQTLQTEATSLSAQLTLVQRDTNGLTAENSELKLRLQAMEQQVHLQDALNDAMKEEIQHLKMLTVQPMPNGGGMMNFASFGASQQYYPNNHAKHTLLAAQQFQQLQLHSQKHQHQHQHQFAPNQLHHQQEQTGEMRARGSMPSPNQKDSSSDVNSTASKD, from the exons ATGGAAAAGGATAAATCCCCTGGCTTACTGCCAACGTCAGGTCGATTTTCGGGTTTTTCATCTTCTGGAATTGCTCCAAACAATTTCAATCCGAAAACCGAAACGGGTACTTTCGGTCAAACTTCGGAAAACAATCATTTCAGTCATGATATTAGGAAAATGCCTGATAATCCACCAAAGAAATTAGGCCACCGCCGTGCCCATTCCGAAATACTTACTCTTCCTGATGATATTAGCTTCGACAGTGATACCGGCATCGTCGGGGCAGCCGACGGGCCTTCGTATTCGGACGAAGCAGAGGAGGATTTGTTTTCTATGTATCTCGATATGGATAAGTTCAATTCTTCTTCTGCCACCTCCACGTGTCAGGTTGGCGAGTCGTCCGAAGCGGCTGCTCCGGTGGCTGTCCCAGCGAAGTCGGGTTTGTCGTCTGGGGAAAATATTAGTAATGGTATTGCGTCTTCAATGAAGCCTAGAGTAAGGCATCAACATAGCCAGTCGATGGATGGCTCGACGAGTATTAAGCCGGAAATGCTTATGTCTGGTTCGGAAGAGGTTTCACCTGCTGATTCTAAGAAATCTATGTCCGCTGCTAACCTTGCTGAGCTTGCTCTTATTGATCCCAAGCGTGCTAAGAg GGTCTGGGCGAATAGGCAATCCGCTGCTAGGTCAAAGGAAAGGAAGATGAGATATATAGCCGAGCTTGAGCGGAAAGTACAGACACTTCAAACAGAAGCAACATCACTCTCTGCCCAGCTTACTCTAGTACAG AGAGACACCAATGGTTTGACTGCTGAAAATAGTGAGTTGAAACTGCGCTTGCAAGCAATGGAGCAACAAGTTCACTTGCAAGACG CATTAAATGATGCAATGAAAGAGGAAATCCAGCATCTGAAGATGCTGACTGTTCAGCCTATGCCGAATGGTGGAGGAATGATGAACTTTGCATCTTTTGGAGCTAGTCAGCAGTACTACCCAAATAACCATGCCAAGCATACTCTTCTGGCAGCACAGCAGTTCCAGCAACTTCAGCTTCACTCACAGAAGCATCAGCATCAGCATCAGCATCAGTTTGCACCAAATCAACTGCATCATCAACAGGAGCAAACAGGGGAGATGAGAGCTAGAGGTTCAATGCCTTCCCCCAACCAGAAAGATTCTTCATCAGATGTAAATTCAACCGCGTCAAAGGATTAA